A stretch of Plectropomus leopardus isolate mb chromosome 24, YSFRI_Pleo_2.0, whole genome shotgun sequence DNA encodes these proteins:
- the LOC121962661 gene encoding R3H domain-containing protein 1 isoform X7, giving the protein MRMSDTVDTETMKVSEAADMSPSPKDNATKSEVTDQSQSSRDEHGSNNKRDAQPVKYSKSNTRLKLVRSLAVCEESFPCPIPEPPAAPQDGFLLQPFEKEDRATQDQAEKEESCDKVDKPEKTPRKMLSRDSSQDYTDSTGIDLHEFLVNTLKGNPRDRIMLLKLEQDILDFISNNESQKRKFPPMTSYHRMLLHRVAAYFGMDHNVDPSGKSVVINKTTNTRIPDQKFSEHIKDDRADDFQKRYILKRDNSSFDREDSTIRMRLKADKRSKSMEEREEEYQRARERIFAHDGDHFLLDRSAQDEGACMSTQQRRQMFRLRAGRSGASRQSSSETETLPRHGEPRPWSSTDSSDSSNRLAPRPAITKASSFSGISPGLVRGDSTASSKSTGRLSKTGSESCSSVGSSSSSLSRPQLPLPVSASSWSSIPSAPLIHPAADTRGSGPPEMIKSVASQPPSATDTTNYYVLPLEASGIPPGSVLVNPHTGKPFIHPDGSAVVYNPASVAPAAGRNPQQGKAPQQPIPGTTQQQPTNHLHSQPICPPLQLSSEPVHNPTVSYPLPPLPPSQFLPVCPNQQYTVPDSLNAQFSHMTLAQQPPSDSGASAPDARHYPTVFHHHPSPMVLQGAPQQQQVASFMVAGPSGGHPGVLQGQPVPLPTPGPNHAYPSSTPGPAAFPGSTLNQQLLQQHTYIQQPVQQMSACYCSSAHHPHCSSQQQHYRPPVNPLSYNCPQSQNLPQQQVHQAMMPNPASSYQTIVGVQPTSNLALTGNQQSNMGNQMQGMMVQYPPMQSYQQVSVPQQTYQQPVFVSCQPGQGAVAVAGMQPCYSLLPPNQHTTMSSTVSFLPAQMMEQLQFPQTSSPCVSQQHPGQQYAGLLPPAPGSGMVMLQMTAPSCQQPRAPSPCQRKQPSHKHPGPEHQRSRRPAELPPPPDNTQLALVSGTHSLARPAAQRQGPPIRHLVHPCHGPPPAAPYSLLPQWTR; this is encoded by the exons ATGAGAATGTCCGATACAGTCGACACTGAAACGATGAAGGTTTCCGAAGCTGCTGACATGTCGCCATCTCCAAAAGACAACGCCACCAAGTCTGAGGTCACCGACCAGAGCcagagcagcagagatgaaCACGGCAGCAACAATAAGAGGGACGCACAG CCTGTGAAGTACTCTAAG TCCAACACCAGGCTAAAGCTCGTGCGGAGCCTGGCAGTGTGTGAAGAGTCCTTTCCTTGCCCTATTCCTGAGCCTCCAGCAGCACCTCAG GACGGATTCCTTTTGCAGCCCTTTGAAAAAGAAGATCGAGCCACACAGGACCAAGCTGAGAAAGAGGAGAGCTGCGATAAGGTGGACAAACCTGAGAAAACACCAAGAAAAATGCTGTCAAGAG ATTCCAGTCAAGACTACACAGATTCAACGGGCATAGATCTCCACGAGTTCCTGGTCAACACATTGAAGGGCAACCCCAG GGATCGAATCATGCTACTGAAGCTGGAACAGGACATCTTGGACTTCATCAGCAATAATGA AAGCCAAAAGAGAAAATTCCCACCCATGACGTCCTACCACAGGATGCTGCTACACCGAGTGGCAGCCTACTTTGGCATGGACCACAATGTGGACCCCAGCGGAAAGTCAGTGGTGATCAACAAAACCACCAACACTAGAAT ACCCGATCAGAAATTCTCAGAGCACATCAAGGATGACAGGGCGGACGATTTTCAGAAACGCTACATTCTCAAACGAGACAACTCCAGCTTTGATCGCGAAGACAGCacg ATTCGAATGCGTTTGAAAGCTGACAAGAGGAGCAAATcgatggaggagagggaggaggagtaCCAGCGAGCCAGAGAAAGGATATTTGCACATGAT GGAGATCACTTCTTACTAGACAGAA gcGCTCAGGATGAAGGCGCATGCATGAGCACCCAACAGAGGCGGCAAATGTTCAG gtTACGGGCCGGCCGATCGGGCGCCAGCAGGCAGAGCAGCTCCGAGACAGAAACATTGCCGCGGCACGGCGAGCCCCGACCGTGGAGCAGCACTGACAGCTCGGACAGCTCAAATCGGCTCGCCCCGCGGCCCGCCATCACCAAGGCCAGCAGCTTCAGCGGCATCTCCCCCGGCCTCGTCCGAGGGGACAGCACGGCCAGCAGCAAGAGCACCGGGAGGCTCTCCAAAACAG GTTCAGAATCGTGCAGCAGCGTCGGCTCCTCGTCCAGCTCTCTGTCCCGTCCCCAGCTGCCTCTCCCAGTCTCGGCCTCGTCCTGGTCCAGCATCCCCAGCGCACCTTTAATCCACCCGGCTGCCGACACCAGAGGCTCTGGACCTCCTGAGATGATCAAGAGCGTCGCTTCACAGCCACCATCAGCCACAGACACAACAAACTATTATGTGTTGCCGCTGGAAGCCTCAGGGATACCACCCGGCAGCGTGCTGGTCAACCCACACACAG GCAAGCCTTTCATCCACCCCGATGGCAGCGCCGTAGTTTATAACCCGGCCTCCGTCGCCCCCGCTGCTGGCAGGAACCCACAGCAGGGAAAAGCCCCGCAGCAGCCAATCCCTGGCACGACGCAGCAACAGCCAACCAATCACCTCCACTCTCAG CCGAtctgtcctcctctccagcTGTCCTCTGAGCCTGTTCACAACCCAACGGTCTCgtatcctcttcctcctcttcctccttctcagTTCCTGCCCGTCTGTCCTAACCAACAGTACACTGTG CCTGATTCTCTCAACGCCCAGTTCAGTCACATGACTCTGGCGCAGCAGCCGCCCAGCGACAGTGGTGCTTCAGCTCCGGACGCCCGCCACTACCCGACCGTATtccaccaccacccctcccctATGGTGCTGCAGGGAgcgccgcagcagcagcaggttgctAGCTTCATGGTGGCGGGGCCATCGGGGGGACACCCAGGTGTGCTGCAGGGTCAGCCCGTCCCGCTCCCGACCCCTGGCCCCAACCACGCGTACCCCAGCTCCACCCCGGGCCCTGCTGCTTTCCCCGGGTCTACGCTGAACCAGCAGCTGCTCCAGCAGCACACCTACATCCAGCAGCCTGTCCAGCAG ATGTCGGCGTGTTACTGCTCTTCAGCCCACCACCCCCACTGCTCCAGCCAGCAGCAACACTACCGGCCCCCTGTCAACCCGCTGTCCTATAACTGCCCTCAGAGCCAAAACCTGCCCCAGCAGCAAG TGCACCAAGCCATGATGCCAAACCCAGCGTCCAGCTACCAGACCATAGTGGGCGTGCAGCCAACATCCAACCTCGCTCTCACTGGCAACCAGCAAAGCAATATGGGCAACCAGATGCAAGGCATGATGGTCCAGTACCCTCCAATGCAGTCTTATCAG caggtTTCTGTGCCACAGCAGACGTACCAGcagccagtgtttgtgtcctgtcaGCCAGGACAGGGGGCAGTGGCTGTCGCTGGCATGCAGCCCTGCTACAGCCTGCTCCCCCCCAACCAGCACACCACCATGAG TTCCACAGTGAGTTTCCTGCCTGCCCAAATGATGGAGCAGCTCCAGTTTCCTCAGACCTCCTCCCCCTGCGTCTCCCAGCAGCATCCAGGACAACAGTATGCAG GGCTGTTACCCCCTGCTCCCGGCAGCGGCATGGTGATGCTGCAAATGACAGCACCCTCCTGCCAGCAGCCCCGGGCCCCCTCCCCCTGCCAGCGGAAACAGCCCAGCCACAAACACCCGGGCCCCGAGCACCAGCGCAGCCGCAGGCCTGCTGAGCTCCCCCCGCCTCCAGACAACACCCAG